The Rhododendron vialii isolate Sample 1 chromosome 8a, ASM3025357v1 genome has a window encoding:
- the LOC131336596 gene encoding LOB domain-containing protein 36-like, translated as MSSSNSPCAACKFLRRKCTQECVFAPYFPPDQPQKFANVHKVFGASNVAKILNELNAAQREDAVNSLAYEADARLRDPVYGCVGLISILQHRLKQVQIDLYNAKKELSTYIGPSAMLPIIHQHPGGFVPNHPGGGTSSGMPYNLSPMMCPPQNAHLVIREPQLHHHHHQMLEAQQMAAAAAREQQEYLRTCEQNQQQHHHHHNQQQQNQQELMRFNNSECGFDPVGPVGVGVSGFNNHLAAVAAAAAMSPALALGGCFDGSYQIQQQQQQPQDQHSHSQSHHHHQLQLQIQPQQLLLHQQQQQQQQPQEPQQQQPQRSGSDEGRSRSVGPSS; from the coding sequence ATGTCATCATCGAACTCCCCGTGCGCGGCCTGCAAGTTCCTCCGCCGGAAATGCACCCAGGAATGCGTGTTCGCGCCCTACTTCCCCCCGGACCAGCCCCAGAAGTTCGCCAACGTCCACAAGGTCTTCGGCGCCAGCAACGTGGCCAAGATCCTGAACGAGCTCAACGCCGCCCAGCGCGAGGACGCCGTCAACTCCCTCGCCTACGAGGCTGACGCCCGCCTTCGCGACCCCGTCTACGGCTGCGTCGGCCTCATCTCCATCCTCCAGCACCGCCTCAAGCAGGTCCAGATCGACTTGTACAACGCCAAAAAGGAATTGTCGACTTACATAGGGCCCTCAGCCATGTTACCCATCATTCATCAGCACCCGGGTGGTTTCGTACCCAACCATCCCGGAGGAGGAACCTCTTCCGGCATGCCTTACAACCTTTCGCCGATGATGTGCCCGCCGCAGAACGCTCATTTGGTGATCCGTGAACCTCAactgcaccaccaccaccaccaaatgCTGGAGGCGCAGCAGATGGCAGCGGCCGCGGCGAGGGAGCAGCAGGAGTATTTAAGGACTTGCGAGCAGAATCAACAAcagcatcatcatcatcacaaCCAGCAGCAGCAAAATCAACAGGAGCTTATGAGGTTTAACAACAGCGAGTGCGGGTTCGATCCGGTGGGACCCGTGGGTGTGGGCGTTAGTGGGTTTAACAACCACTTGGCAGCGGTTGCTGCGGCTGCGGCTATGTCGCCGGCGCTTGCTTTGGGTGGTTGCTTTGACGGGTCTTATCAGatccagcagcagcagcagcagccacAGGATCAACACTCTCATTCTCAATCGCATCACCATCATCAGCTTCAGCTACAGATTCAGCCACAACAGCTTTTGCTTCAtcagcaacaacagcagcagcagcagccgcAGGAACCGCAGCAACAGCAACCGCAGAGGTCCGGAAGCGACGAGGGTCGAAGTCGGAGCGTTGGTCCGTCCAGTTAA
- the LOC131336599 gene encoding transcription factor HHO5-like isoform X1 has protein sequence MCEREREREMGMNSTELTLDLSSIHGTPKPIFELLKEPSMISGISQKPSNIGSYLETLEHELKKIDGFKRELPLSICLLTDAIERLKEERMQSERSSNEVIEPVTEELIQLMGNSDENGRPEQVSSDSRDKRNWMSSAKLWTAGSAAKCENCKSRDKTGDGSATKTPSQPCNLKNRGGAFVPFEVTSAKVGLLEQGQLLLKPVGGIGSTNLDLEGSSKHSDSSSVTEQVKTYTTTKLKQHQQQQQHFKQQKKHRRCWSPELHRRFVDALGLLGGAQAATPKHIKELMQVDSLTNDEVKSHLQDPHSETTRFSKYDVKRTIVVPK, from the exons atgtgtgagagagagagagagagagagatgggaatgAATTCAACAGAATTGACCTTAGACTTGAGCTCGATTCACGGTACACCCAAACCCATATTCGAATTGCTCAAAGAACCCTCGATGATCAGCGGAATTTCTCAGAAACCATCGAACATCGGTAGTTATCTCGAAACGCTAGAACACGAACTGAAAAAGATCGATGGCTTCAAACGTGAACTTCCTCTCTCCATTTGTCTCTTGACCGAtg CAATTGAAAGGCTGAAGGAGGAGAGAATGCAGAGCGAGAGAAGCAGCAACGAGGTAATTGAGCCGGTGACGGAAGAGTTGATACAATTGATGGGAAATTCTGATGAAAATGGAAGACCAGAGCAAGTTTCCAGTGATTCACGGGATAAGAGGAATTGGATGAGCTCTGCTAAGCTGTGGACCGCTGGTAGTGCTGCTAAGTGTGAAAATTGCAAATCG AGAGACAAAACAGGGGATGGCTCTGCAACCAAGACCCCTTCACAGCCCTGCAATTTGAAGAACAGGGGAGGGGCATTTGTGCCATTCGAAGTGACATCGGCAAAGGTTGGTTTACTGGAGCAAGGTCAATTGCTTTTGAAGCCGGTGGGTGGAATTGGTTCAACCAATTTGGATCTTGAAGGAAGCAGTAAACATTCGGATTCTTCCTCTGTTACCGAACAAGTGAAGACATATACTACTACCAAATTAAAGCAAcatcaacagcagcagcagcatttTAAACAACAGAAGAAGCACAGGCGGTGTTGGTCGCCGGAGTTGCATCGGCGGTTCGTTGATGCTCTTGGACTGCTTGGAGGAGCACAAG CAGCTACGCCTAAGCATATCAAAGAGCTCATGCAGGTGGATAGCCTCACAAACGATGAAGTAAAAAGCCATCTACAG GATCCACATTCGGAAACAACCAGATTCTCCAAGTACGACGTCAAACGGACTATAGTCGTCCCGAAATGA
- the LOC131336599 gene encoding transcription factor HHO5-like isoform X2, translating to MCEREREREMGMNSTELTLDLSSIHGTPKPIFELLKEPSMISGISQKPSNIGSYLETLEHELKKIDGFKRELPLSICLLTDAIERLKEERMQSERSSNEVIEPVTEELIQLMGNSDENGRPEQVSSDSRDKRNWMSSAKLWTAGSAAKCENCKSRDKTGDGSATKTPSQPCNLKNRGGAFVPFEVTSAKVGLLEQGQLLLKPVGGIGSTNLDLEGSSKHSDSSSVTEQVKTYTTTKLKQHQQQQQHFKQQKKHRRCWSPELHRRFVDALGLLGGAQAATPKHIKELMQVDSLTNDEVKSHLQKYRIHIRKQPDSPSTTSNGL from the exons atgtgtgagagagagagagagagagagatgggaatgAATTCAACAGAATTGACCTTAGACTTGAGCTCGATTCACGGTACACCCAAACCCATATTCGAATTGCTCAAAGAACCCTCGATGATCAGCGGAATTTCTCAGAAACCATCGAACATCGGTAGTTATCTCGAAACGCTAGAACACGAACTGAAAAAGATCGATGGCTTCAAACGTGAACTTCCTCTCTCCATTTGTCTCTTGACCGAtg CAATTGAAAGGCTGAAGGAGGAGAGAATGCAGAGCGAGAGAAGCAGCAACGAGGTAATTGAGCCGGTGACGGAAGAGTTGATACAATTGATGGGAAATTCTGATGAAAATGGAAGACCAGAGCAAGTTTCCAGTGATTCACGGGATAAGAGGAATTGGATGAGCTCTGCTAAGCTGTGGACCGCTGGTAGTGCTGCTAAGTGTGAAAATTGCAAATCG AGAGACAAAACAGGGGATGGCTCTGCAACCAAGACCCCTTCACAGCCCTGCAATTTGAAGAACAGGGGAGGGGCATTTGTGCCATTCGAAGTGACATCGGCAAAGGTTGGTTTACTGGAGCAAGGTCAATTGCTTTTGAAGCCGGTGGGTGGAATTGGTTCAACCAATTTGGATCTTGAAGGAAGCAGTAAACATTCGGATTCTTCCTCTGTTACCGAACAAGTGAAGACATATACTACTACCAAATTAAAGCAAcatcaacagcagcagcagcatttTAAACAACAGAAGAAGCACAGGCGGTGTTGGTCGCCGGAGTTGCATCGGCGGTTCGTTGATGCTCTTGGACTGCTTGGAGGAGCACAAG CAGCTACGCCTAAGCATATCAAAGAGCTCATGCAGGTGGATAGCCTCACAAACGATGAAGTAAAAAGCCATCTACAG AAATACAGGATCCACATTCGGAAACAACCAGATTCTCCAAGTACGACGTCAAACGGACTATAG
- the LOC131336598 gene encoding upstream activation factor subunit spp27-like isoform X1 → MVSDAELVGRLREFLRTSDLTTTTTGTVRRKLEEDFGIDLSEKKAFIREQVDVYLQNHLKTSEADDEEGEGNEEEAAAGVKSGEEEEEEEEEEEGEEEDVETSNGKGVVERRSKKQKTEVKKKGGGFTKLCSLSPELQKFVGVPELARTEVVKQLWAHIREKNLQDPSDRRSILCDDTLRGLFGVDRIGMFQMNKALTKHIWPLDSDHAAPVKPPQKQKQQKQECKEDLDEPKRKKKQQKGGTSGFLKPTPLSDALVKFLGTGESALPRSAVVKRIWEYIKQNDLQDPSDKRIIISDEKLRELFDVDTFHGFTVSKLLNVHFIKTEQ, encoded by the exons ATGGTAAGCGACGCGGAGCTGGTCGGCCGGCTGCGCGAGTTCCTGCGCACCTCCGACCTGACCACGACGACCACGGGTACAGTGCGCCGGAAGCTGGAGGAGGATTTCGGGATCGATTTGTCGGAGAAGAAGGCGTTTATAAGGGAGCAGGTCGATGTTTATCTCCAGAACCACCTCAAGACGTCCGAAGCGGATGACGAAGAAGGGGAAGGGAACgaggaggaggcggcggcgggGGTAAAATcgggagaagaggaggaggaagaggaggaggaggaggagggagaagaagaggatgTGGAGACTAGCAATGGCAAGGGTGTTGTTGAAAGGAG GTCTAAGAAGCAAAAAACAGAGGTCAAGAAAAAAGGGGGTGGATTTACCAAATTATGTAGCCTTTCTCCAGAGCTTCAGAAATTTGTTGGGGTTCCCGAATTGGCCAGAACTGAG GTAGTCAAGCAACTGTGGGCCCATATTCGTGAAAAGAATTTGCAGGACCCAAGCGATAGGCGGAGTATACTTTGTGATGACACATTACGTGGGCTTTTTGGCGTGGATCGCATAGGCATGTTCCAAATGAACAAGGCCCTTACAAAGCATATCTGGCCGTTGGATTCAGATCATG CAGCTCCAGTTAAGCCTCCACAGAAACAGAAGCAACAGAAGCAAGAGTGCAAAGAAG ATTTGGACGagccaaaaagaaagaaaaaacagcagAAAGGAGGAACTTCAGGTTTTCTTAAACCTACTCCTCTCTCGGATGCTCTAGTGAAGTTCCTTGGTACAGGGGAAAGTGCATTGCCTCGATCTGCAGTTGTTAAGAGAATCTGGGAATACATAAAACAGAACGACCTCCAG gaTCCATCTGATAAGAGAATAATAATTAGTGATGAGAAGCTGAGAGAACTCTTTGATGTCGACACCTTCCATGGGTTCACGGTTTCAAAGCTATTAAACGTTCATTTCATAAAGACAGAACAGTGA
- the LOC131336598 gene encoding upstream activation factor subunit spp27-like isoform X2: MVSDAELVGRLREFLRTSDLTTTTTGTVRRKLEEDFGIDLSEKKAFIREQVDVYLQNHLKTSEADDEEGEGNEEEAAAGVKSGEEEEEEEEEEEGEEEDVETSNGKGVVERRSKKQKTEVKKKGGGFTKLCSLSPELQKFVGVPELARTEVVKQLWAHIREKNLQDPSDRRSILCDDTLRGLFGVDRIGMFQMNKALTKHIWPLDSDHAPVKPPQKQKQQKQECKEDLDEPKRKKKQQKGGTSGFLKPTPLSDALVKFLGTGESALPRSAVVKRIWEYIKQNDLQDPSDKRIIISDEKLRELFDVDTFHGFTVSKLLNVHFIKTEQ, encoded by the exons ATGGTAAGCGACGCGGAGCTGGTCGGCCGGCTGCGCGAGTTCCTGCGCACCTCCGACCTGACCACGACGACCACGGGTACAGTGCGCCGGAAGCTGGAGGAGGATTTCGGGATCGATTTGTCGGAGAAGAAGGCGTTTATAAGGGAGCAGGTCGATGTTTATCTCCAGAACCACCTCAAGACGTCCGAAGCGGATGACGAAGAAGGGGAAGGGAACgaggaggaggcggcggcgggGGTAAAATcgggagaagaggaggaggaagaggaggaggaggaggagggagaagaagaggatgTGGAGACTAGCAATGGCAAGGGTGTTGTTGAAAGGAG GTCTAAGAAGCAAAAAACAGAGGTCAAGAAAAAAGGGGGTGGATTTACCAAATTATGTAGCCTTTCTCCAGAGCTTCAGAAATTTGTTGGGGTTCCCGAATTGGCCAGAACTGAG GTAGTCAAGCAACTGTGGGCCCATATTCGTGAAAAGAATTTGCAGGACCCAAGCGATAGGCGGAGTATACTTTGTGATGACACATTACGTGGGCTTTTTGGCGTGGATCGCATAGGCATGTTCCAAATGAACAAGGCCCTTACAAAGCATATCTGGCCGTTGGATTCAGATCATG CTCCAGTTAAGCCTCCACAGAAACAGAAGCAACAGAAGCAAGAGTGCAAAGAAG ATTTGGACGagccaaaaagaaagaaaaaacagcagAAAGGAGGAACTTCAGGTTTTCTTAAACCTACTCCTCTCTCGGATGCTCTAGTGAAGTTCCTTGGTACAGGGGAAAGTGCATTGCCTCGATCTGCAGTTGTTAAGAGAATCTGGGAATACATAAAACAGAACGACCTCCAG gaTCCATCTGATAAGAGAATAATAATTAGTGATGAGAAGCTGAGAGAACTCTTTGATGTCGACACCTTCCATGGGTTCACGGTTTCAAAGCTATTAAACGTTCATTTCATAAAGACAGAACAGTGA